One Micromonospora sp. FIMYZ51 genomic window carries:
- a CDS encoding AMP-binding protein, with protein MVQGLSQRFLRGLARSPDRVAVRVGDTALSYRDLHERALRRAGAVAAAGARRVGVLADKGPAAYTGLLAALHAGATVVPLRPDFPAARTAAMIEAAQIDLLLTDEASLPAARATGVPIAGDDAPALPEPRPVTADDTAYILFTSGSTGRPKGVPISQGNAAHYFGLIDKRYDFTAQDVFSQTFDLNFDCALFDVFCAWGAGAGLVAVPGHAYRELPAFLAEHRITVWFATPSAIPLVARMGGLGAGALPGLRWSFFAGEALRCDDAQRWQVAAPASTLENLYGPTELTITIGAHRWGPASAARSVNGVVPIGLPHPGHDHLLLGPDGTPTDDDEGELCVTGPQATAGYLDPADNVGRFLRHDGRTWYRTGDRVRRLDDDLLYLGRADAQVQIRGVRVELAEIDHAVRGCAQVQEAVTVATAAEGELELVVFYTGVPTSAGVLARQLRAVLPAGLVPRHYRHVAELPLNTNRKIDRTALRGVAAELVAAGAG; from the coding sequence ATGGTTCAGGGGCTTTCCCAGCGTTTCCTGCGCGGCCTCGCCCGCTCCCCCGACCGCGTCGCGGTGCGGGTCGGCGACACCGCCCTGAGCTACCGCGACCTGCACGAGCGGGCGCTACGCCGGGCGGGGGCGGTGGCCGCCGCCGGGGCGCGCCGGGTGGGCGTACTCGCCGACAAGGGTCCGGCCGCCTACACCGGGCTGCTGGCCGCGCTGCACGCCGGTGCCACGGTCGTGCCGCTGCGGCCGGACTTCCCCGCCGCGCGTACCGCCGCGATGATCGAGGCGGCCCAGATCGACCTGCTGCTGACCGACGAGGCGTCGCTGCCGGCCGCGCGGGCCACCGGCGTCCCGATCGCCGGTGACGACGCGCCCGCCCTGCCGGAGCCACGGCCGGTCACGGCCGACGACACCGCGTACATCCTCTTCACCTCCGGATCGACCGGCCGGCCCAAGGGCGTGCCGATCTCGCAGGGCAACGCCGCGCACTACTTCGGCCTCATCGACAAGCGCTACGACTTCACCGCGCAGGACGTCTTCTCGCAGACCTTCGACCTGAACTTCGACTGCGCGTTGTTCGACGTCTTCTGCGCCTGGGGGGCGGGAGCCGGTCTGGTGGCGGTACCCGGGCACGCCTACCGGGAACTGCCCGCCTTCCTCGCCGAACACCGGATCACCGTATGGTTCGCCACGCCCAGTGCGATCCCGCTGGTGGCCCGGATGGGCGGGCTGGGCGCGGGCGCGCTGCCCGGACTGCGCTGGAGCTTCTTTGCCGGCGAGGCGCTCCGGTGCGACGACGCGCAACGCTGGCAGGTCGCCGCGCCCGCGTCGACCCTGGAGAACCTGTACGGCCCCACCGAGCTGACCATCACCATCGGCGCGCACCGCTGGGGCCCCGCATCGGCGGCGCGGTCGGTGAACGGGGTGGTGCCGATCGGTCTGCCGCATCCCGGCCACGACCACCTGCTGCTCGGCCCGGACGGCACCCCGACCGACGACGACGAGGGCGAACTCTGCGTCACCGGCCCGCAGGCCACCGCCGGCTATCTCGACCCGGCCGACAACGTGGGCCGGTTCCTGCGGCACGACGGGCGCACCTGGTATCGCACCGGGGACCGGGTCCGTCGCCTCGACGACGACCTGCTCTACCTGGGCCGGGCCGACGCCCAGGTGCAGATCCGGGGGGTACGGGTGGAGCTGGCCGAGATCGACCACGCGGTGCGCGGCTGCGCTCAGGTGCAGGAGGCGGTCACCGTGGCGACCGCCGCCGAGGGCGAACTGGAGCTGGTGGTGTTCTACACCGGCGTACCCACCTCCGCCGGAGTGCTCGCCCGCCAGCTGCGCGCGGTGCTGCCGGCCGGTCTGGTGCCCCGCCACTACCGGCACGTGGCGGAGCTGCCGCTGAACACCAACCGCAAGATCGACCGTACCGCGCTGCGGGGCGTGGCGGCCGAACTGGTGGCAGCGGGAGCCGGCTAG
- a CDS encoding DegT/DnrJ/EryC1/StrS family aminotransferase: MSQPMFSEPLHVGRPNLGDRERFHELVDSAWDRRWLTAGPLGEEFEERLAAVTGTRYCVAVCNATVGMQIAVRALGVGPGDEVIVPSFTWVATAHALSWIGVVPVFCDIDPDTANADPAHVAQLITPRTRAILPVHVFGRPCDVDGLAAVADRHGIPVVYDAAHGLGSTIGGRPLGGFGAAEVLSFHATKFVNSFEGGAIVTNDEALARTARAMRNFGIGEDREVGSVGTNGKLNEGAAAMGLASLEVMESIIDANRTNYEQYDKELDGVSAVRLRPGTTGDERSNLQYVVVEIDERVSGVDRDDVHDALLRENVLSRRYFHPCCHETEPYRRAPEVHAPLPLPHSEALSRRVLALPTGTAIGAAEISGICQIIRRTVQAR; encoded by the coding sequence ATGTCACAGCCGATGTTCTCCGAGCCCCTACATGTCGGGCGGCCGAACCTCGGTGACCGCGAGCGGTTCCACGAACTCGTCGACTCCGCGTGGGACCGGCGCTGGCTCACCGCCGGCCCGCTCGGCGAGGAGTTTGAGGAACGGCTCGCCGCAGTCACCGGCACCCGTTACTGCGTAGCCGTCTGCAACGCCACGGTGGGCATGCAGATCGCCGTCCGGGCGCTCGGCGTCGGGCCCGGCGACGAGGTGATCGTACCGTCGTTCACCTGGGTGGCCACCGCACACGCGCTGAGTTGGATCGGCGTGGTGCCGGTCTTCTGCGACATCGACCCGGACACCGCAAACGCCGACCCCGCCCACGTCGCCCAGCTGATCACGCCGCGTACCCGGGCCATCCTGCCGGTGCACGTCTTCGGTCGACCGTGCGACGTCGACGGCCTGGCTGCGGTCGCGGACCGGCACGGCATCCCGGTGGTCTACGACGCCGCGCACGGCCTCGGCTCCACCATCGGCGGCCGGCCGTTGGGCGGTTTCGGCGCCGCAGAGGTGCTCAGCTTCCACGCCACGAAGTTCGTCAACAGCTTCGAGGGTGGGGCCATCGTCACCAACGACGAGGCGCTGGCGCGGACCGCCCGGGCCATGCGCAACTTCGGTATCGGCGAGGACCGTGAGGTCGGCTCGGTCGGTACGAACGGCAAACTCAACGAGGGCGCCGCGGCGATGGGCCTCGCCTCGCTTGAGGTGATGGAGTCGATCATCGACGCGAACCGGACGAACTACGAGCAGTACGACAAGGAACTCGACGGGGTGTCGGCGGTCCGCCTGCGCCCCGGCACCACCGGCGACGAACGGTCCAACCTCCAGTACGTCGTCGTCGAGATCGACGAGCGGGTGTCCGGAGTGGACCGCGACGATGTGCACGACGCCCTGCTGCGCGAGAACGTGCTATCCCGCAGGTACTTCCACCCGTGCTGCCATGAGACCGAGCCCTACCGCCGCGCGCCGGAGGTGCACGCACCGCTGCCGCTGCCCCACTCGGAGGCCCTGTCCCGACGAGTGCTCGCGCTACCGACCGGTACCGCCATCGGCGCCGCGGAAATCTCCGGCATCTGTCAGATCATCCGGCGCACGGTCCAGGCCCGCTGA
- a CDS encoding phosphopantetheine-binding protein: protein MWDDQFESLLRQYLPFISPDEKLEADSDLRDLGLDSMGMVELLRALEQEYDVRFTDDLLSTDTFRTPGVLAEALSSVRAAAV, encoded by the coding sequence ATGTGGGACGATCAGTTCGAGAGCCTGCTCAGGCAGTACCTTCCCTTCATTTCCCCGGATGAGAAGTTGGAGGCCGACAGCGACCTGCGCGACCTCGGTCTGGATTCCATGGGAATGGTGGAGCTGCTGCGTGCGCTCGAGCAGGAATACGACGTACGATTCACCGACGATCTGCTGAGCACGGACACCTTCCGTACTCCCGGAGTGCTTGCCGAGGCGCTGTCGAGCGTCCGCGCCGCCGCCGTCTGA
- a CDS encoding AMP-binding protein produces MAERNNHGATHTMPGRRVHDLLDEALRTHAEVPAVRDQHGRWTYRELHRHSIACADWLRGQGVRPGDRILVQSASTRELVALCYATSRLGAVFVPINPATRAYHLRSILDDAEPVLVLLAEPGDTAALTQVPVHATAVVWSEVAAIAAAGPSDTPAADLSADAVATLVYTSGSTAAPKAVICAHDRMVFASEAIQAVLGYRDDDVVFCRFPISWDYGLYKILLTCLGRSELVLAGDESDLRLLSRMRETGATVVPIVPSLATMIAGLAEREQGPLPPVRMFTNTGAALAASTIAALRTAFPGVRVVRQFGQTECKRISIMPVDEDEQRPDSVGRPLPGTTVLILDPDGEPVPTGEVGEIVAAGPHVMPGYWRAPELTARTFRRGPDGVARLHTGDYGRLDADGYLYFEGRRDDMFKRKGIRMSTTEIEAAALDVPGVRAAAAVPPGPGRDLALCVESELPPQVILRELARRLEPAKVPATCLVLDELPLTKHGKNARANLVQLLERSDA; encoded by the coding sequence ATGGCTGAGCGCAACAACCACGGTGCCACCCACACCATGCCGGGACGTCGGGTGCACGACCTGCTCGACGAGGCGCTGCGGACGCACGCCGAGGTACCTGCCGTACGGGACCAACATGGCCGGTGGACCTACCGGGAGCTGCACCGGCACAGCATCGCCTGCGCGGACTGGCTGCGCGGCCAGGGCGTCCGTCCGGGCGACCGGATTCTGGTGCAGTCCGCAAGCACGCGGGAGCTGGTCGCGCTCTGCTACGCCACGTCCCGGCTCGGCGCGGTGTTCGTCCCGATCAACCCGGCGACCCGGGCGTACCATCTGCGCTCCATCCTGGACGACGCCGAGCCGGTGCTTGTGCTCCTGGCGGAGCCCGGCGACACGGCGGCCCTGACCCAGGTCCCGGTGCACGCCACTGCGGTCGTCTGGTCCGAGGTGGCCGCGATCGCCGCGGCCGGCCCCAGCGACACGCCCGCCGCCGACCTGTCCGCCGACGCCGTGGCCACCCTGGTCTACACCTCGGGCAGCACCGCCGCGCCCAAGGCGGTGATCTGCGCGCACGACCGGATGGTCTTCGCCTCCGAGGCGATCCAGGCCGTGCTCGGCTACCGCGACGACGACGTGGTCTTCTGCCGCTTCCCGATCTCCTGGGACTACGGGCTCTACAAGATCCTGCTCACCTGCCTGGGCCGCAGCGAACTCGTGCTGGCCGGTGACGAGTCGGACCTGCGGCTGCTGAGCCGGATGCGGGAGACCGGCGCCACGGTGGTCCCGATCGTGCCCTCGCTGGCCACGATGATCGCCGGGCTGGCCGAACGCGAGCAGGGTCCGCTGCCCCCGGTGCGGATGTTCACCAACACCGGCGCCGCCCTCGCCGCGAGCACCATCGCGGCGCTGCGCACGGCGTTCCCCGGCGTCCGGGTGGTACGCCAGTTCGGCCAGACCGAGTGCAAACGGATCTCGATCATGCCGGTCGACGAGGACGAGCAGCGGCCGGACTCGGTGGGCCGACCGCTGCCCGGCACCACCGTGCTCATCCTCGATCCGGACGGCGAGCCGGTGCCCACCGGCGAGGTCGGCGAGATCGTCGCCGCCGGTCCGCACGTGATGCCCGGCTACTGGCGCGCCCCGGAACTCACCGCGCGCACCTTCCGCCGGGGGCCGGACGGCGTGGCCCGCCTGCACACCGGCGACTACGGACGGCTCGACGCCGACGGCTACCTCTACTTCGAGGGCCGGCGCGACGACATGTTCAAACGCAAGGGGATCCGGATGAGCACCACGGAAATCGAGGCAGCGGCGCTGGACGTGCCCGGCGTACGCGCCGCCGCCGCCGTCCCGCCAGGTCCCGGCCGGGACCTGGCCCTGTGCGTGGAGTCGGAGCTGCCGCCGCAGGTGATCCTGCGGGAGCTGGCCCGGCGGTTGGAACCGGCCAAGGTGCCGGCCACCTGCCTGGTGCTCGACGAGCTGCCGTTGACCAAGCACGGCAAGAACGCCCGGGCCAACCTGGTGCAGCTGCTGGAACGGAGCGACGCGTGA
- a CDS encoding proline iminopeptidase-family hydrolase, with protein sequence MPLPPDARGTVPFRQFRTWYRVTGDLRSGRTPLVVLHGGPGATHDSLIHLAELARTDGRPVVHYDQLGNGGSTHLPERGADFWTVELFLDELQNLLLRLGISGDYLLYGQSWGGMLAARHAADRPAGLRGLVIANSPASYPLWRAEMEVLRAQLPPGVDEVLRRHETAGTTSTAEYFTAMKVFYDKHVCRVTPWPPEFMATFLELANNPTVYHTMNGPSEFHVIGTLRDWSLLDRLPDIAVPTLVLTGRHDEATPATVQPFVELIPNVRWTVLENSSHVPHIEEPAAFDAVLSAFLKELG encoded by the coding sequence ATGCCCCTGCCGCCCGACGCCCGCGGCACCGTGCCCTTCCGGCAGTTCCGCACCTGGTACCGCGTCACCGGTGACCTACGCAGCGGTCGTACCCCGCTGGTGGTGCTGCACGGTGGTCCCGGCGCCACCCACGACTCGCTGATCCACCTGGCCGAACTGGCCCGCACCGACGGTCGGCCCGTGGTGCACTACGACCAGTTGGGCAACGGCGGCTCCACCCACCTGCCCGAGCGCGGCGCCGACTTCTGGACCGTCGAGCTGTTCCTCGACGAACTCCAGAATCTGCTGCTGCGCCTCGGCATCTCCGGCGACTACCTGCTCTACGGCCAGTCCTGGGGCGGCATGCTGGCGGCCCGGCACGCCGCCGACCGCCCGGCCGGGCTGCGCGGGCTGGTGATCGCCAACTCCCCCGCGTCGTACCCGCTGTGGCGCGCCGAGATGGAGGTGTTGCGGGCGCAGCTGCCTCCGGGCGTGGACGAGGTGCTGCGCCGGCACGAGACCGCCGGCACCACCAGCACCGCCGAGTACTTCACCGCGATGAAGGTGTTCTACGACAAGCACGTCTGCCGGGTCACGCCCTGGCCGCCGGAGTTCATGGCGACGTTCCTGGAGCTGGCGAACAACCCGACCGTCTATCACACGATGAACGGACCGAGCGAGTTCCATGTGATCGGCACCCTGCGGGACTGGTCGCTGCTGGACCGGCTGCCGGACATCGCCGTGCCGACGCTTGTGCTCACCGGCCGGCACGACGAGGCGACCCCCGCCACGGTCCAGCCGTTCGTCGAGCTGATCCCGAACGTGCGCTGGACGGTGCTGGAGAACTCCAGCCACGTACCACACATCGAGGAGCCGGCGGCCTTCGACGCCGTGCTCTCCGCATTCCTGAAGGAGCTCGGGTGA
- a CDS encoding methyltransferase domain-containing protein has product MYDQQLAEVYDRVYCALSDYAENAELIRDLANRHGDRPTTLLDVGCGTGEHLRHLRKSFTCTGIDLSAPMLEVARTKLDDVPLHEADMRTFDLGRRFDVVCSMYSSIAYLGGLDDLRAAAARLVAHLAPGGVLMVEPWILRERWDGGRLASARFEHSGMVISRMGRWHTREGRSLVDMHYLVSEPHGVRHFVDHQDLALFSQAEYEEAFAAAGCPVRMLEAGRADRGLFLGTMAR; this is encoded by the coding sequence TTGTACGACCAACAACTGGCCGAGGTCTACGACCGGGTCTACTGCGCCCTGTCCGACTACGCCGAGAACGCCGAACTGATCCGCGATCTGGCGAACCGGCACGGGGACCGGCCGACCACCCTGCTCGACGTGGGCTGCGGCACCGGCGAGCACCTGCGGCACCTGAGGAAGAGCTTCACCTGCACGGGTATCGACCTGTCGGCACCGATGCTTGAGGTGGCCCGCACCAAGCTGGACGATGTCCCGCTGCACGAGGCCGACATGCGGACCTTCGACCTGGGCCGCCGCTTCGACGTGGTGTGCTCGATGTACAGCTCGATCGCCTATCTGGGCGGCCTGGACGACCTGCGCGCGGCGGCGGCCCGGCTGGTCGCGCATCTGGCACCCGGCGGGGTGCTCATGGTGGAGCCGTGGATCCTGCGGGAACGCTGGGACGGCGGGCGGCTCGCCTCGGCGCGCTTCGAACACTCGGGCATGGTCATCTCCCGGATGGGTCGGTGGCACACCCGCGAGGGCCGGTCGCTTGTCGACATGCACTACCTGGTGTCCGAGCCGCACGGCGTCCGGCACTTCGTCGACCACCAGGACCTGGCCCTGTTCTCGCAGGCCGAGTACGAGGAGGCGTTCGCCGCTGCCGGTTGCCCGGTGCGGATGCTGGAGGCTGGTCGGGCCGACCGGGGCCTCTTCCTCGGCACCATGGCCCGGTAG
- a CDS encoding aldo/keto reductase: MPYTRLGRTALQVSRLCLGTLNLGVRTTEEEAFELLDDALERGVNFVDTANHYGWQRHNGYTEELLGRWFARGGGRRERVVLGTKVYHPMSELPNDRGLSARNIIASCEASLRRMGTDWIDLFQMHHVDRDAPWDEVWQAMETLTRQGKIRYVGSSNFAGWHLAAGQEAAIRRQYLGIVSEQCVWNLVSRHVELELVPAAQHYGIGVLAWSPLHGGLLGGALRKQADGTAVKSAQGRAMVALRTRHTEIVEYERLCAEAGLDPAEVGTAWVLSRPGLTAAVIGPRTQAHVDSAIRALNLTLPDDLLKRLDELFPPIGNGEPAPEAWLGG; the protein is encoded by the coding sequence ATCCCGTACACCCGGCTCGGCCGGACCGCGTTGCAGGTGAGCCGCCTCTGCCTGGGCACCCTGAACCTCGGCGTACGCACCACCGAGGAGGAGGCGTTCGAGCTGCTCGACGACGCGTTGGAGCGGGGCGTCAACTTCGTCGACACCGCGAACCACTACGGCTGGCAGCGGCACAACGGCTACACCGAGGAACTGCTCGGCCGCTGGTTCGCGCGCGGCGGCGGGCGGCGGGAGCGGGTGGTGCTCGGCACCAAGGTGTACCACCCGATGTCCGAACTGCCAAACGACCGAGGGCTCTCCGCCCGGAACATCATCGCCTCCTGTGAGGCGTCGCTGCGCCGAATGGGTACGGACTGGATCGACCTGTTCCAGATGCACCACGTCGACCGGGACGCCCCCTGGGACGAGGTGTGGCAGGCGATGGAGACGCTGACCCGCCAGGGCAAGATCCGCTATGTCGGCTCGTCCAACTTCGCGGGCTGGCACCTGGCCGCGGGCCAGGAGGCCGCCATCCGGCGGCAGTATCTCGGCATCGTCTCGGAGCAGTGCGTCTGGAATCTGGTGAGCCGGCACGTCGAACTGGAGCTGGTGCCGGCGGCCCAGCACTACGGCATCGGCGTGCTGGCCTGGTCACCACTGCACGGTGGACTGCTCGGCGGGGCACTGCGCAAGCAGGCCGACGGCACCGCGGTGAAGTCGGCACAGGGCCGGGCCATGGTGGCCCTGCGCACCCGGCACACGGAGATCGTTGAGTACGAACGGCTCTGCGCCGAGGCGGGCCTCGACCCTGCTGAAGTGGGCACCGCCTGGGTGCTGAGCCGCCCCGGGCTGACCGCCGCGGTGATCGGGCCGCGTACCCAGGCGCACGTGGACTCCGCGATCCGGGCGCTCAACCTCACTCTCCCCGACGACCTGCTCAAGCGCCTGGACGAACTCTTCCCTCCGATCGGCAACGGCGAACCGGCCCCGGAGGCGTGGCTCGGCGGTTGA
- a CDS encoding NDP-hexose 2,3-dehydratase family protein gives MTALPLTSFPEEAIAKRLAASSTIDHQPIADLTAVRAWYADRCRTDVAEVRRIPLAELVGWRSDPATGNIVHDSGRFFTVEGVEVHHSDGPVPTWSQPIIHQREIGLLGILIKDFGGVLHCLMQAKNEPGNCNGVQLSPTVQATRSNYTRVHRGNAVPYLEHFQAAAGRQVVADVLQSEQGSWFYQKRNRNMVVEVREDIEVLDGFHWMTLGQVHTLLAEDHVINMDARTVLSCLPFATTGLAGDLVPAPDSPAARLARSCSPEQGSRHSTAEVLSWITEARSRHELRVTRIPLNQVPDWERRPNGIVHRDGRFLSVVAVDVRAHHREVAAWTQPLIEPHGVGVAAFFVRSFDGVLHVLARARVEPGFVQTVELGPTVQCTPENYDGSPDGYRPRYLDDVLAAAPERILYDAELSEEGGRFLHARNRYVVLEVDDDWAGPASDDPDFRWLTMHQLVELLRHSHYVNVQARTLVACLQSLFTLTGADR, from the coding sequence GTGACAGCCCTTCCGCTCACCTCATTCCCGGAGGAAGCGATCGCGAAGCGCCTGGCCGCCTCGAGCACGATCGACCATCAGCCGATCGCCGACTTGACCGCGGTGCGCGCCTGGTACGCCGATCGCTGCCGAACGGACGTGGCCGAGGTCCGCCGCATCCCACTGGCCGAGCTGGTGGGTTGGCGCAGCGATCCGGCCACCGGGAACATCGTCCACGACAGTGGCCGGTTCTTCACCGTCGAAGGGGTGGAGGTGCACCACTCCGACGGTCCGGTGCCCACCTGGAGCCAGCCGATCATCCACCAGCGGGAGATCGGCCTGCTCGGCATTCTGATCAAGGACTTCGGCGGTGTCCTGCACTGTCTCATGCAGGCCAAGAACGAGCCCGGCAACTGCAACGGCGTACAGCTGTCCCCGACGGTGCAGGCGACCCGCAGCAACTACACCCGGGTGCACCGCGGCAACGCGGTGCCCTACCTGGAGCACTTCCAGGCGGCGGCCGGGCGACAGGTGGTCGCCGACGTGTTGCAGTCCGAGCAGGGTTCGTGGTTCTACCAGAAGCGCAACCGCAACATGGTGGTCGAGGTACGCGAGGACATCGAGGTACTCGACGGCTTCCACTGGATGACGCTCGGCCAGGTGCACACGCTGCTCGCCGAGGACCATGTGATCAACATGGACGCCCGTACCGTGCTGTCCTGCCTGCCGTTCGCCACCACCGGCCTGGCCGGCGACCTGGTGCCGGCCCCGGACTCACCGGCCGCCCGGCTGGCCCGTTCGTGCAGCCCCGAGCAGGGCAGCCGGCACTCCACTGCCGAGGTGCTGAGCTGGATCACCGAGGCCCGCAGCCGGCACGAGCTGCGGGTGACCCGGATTCCGCTCAACCAGGTCCCGGACTGGGAGCGTCGACCGAACGGGATCGTGCACCGCGACGGCCGGTTCCTCAGCGTGGTCGCGGTCGATGTCCGCGCCCACCACCGGGAGGTCGCCGCCTGGACCCAGCCGCTGATCGAGCCGCACGGCGTGGGCGTCGCGGCCTTCTTCGTCCGCTCCTTCGACGGGGTGCTGCACGTGCTGGCCCGGGCCCGGGTCGAGCCGGGCTTCGTGCAGACCGTGGAACTGGGCCCGACCGTGCAGTGCACGCCGGAGAACTACGACGGGTCGCCCGACGGCTACCGGCCGCGCTACCTCGACGACGTGCTCGCCGCGGCACCGGAGCGGATCCTCTACGACGCCGAGCTGTCCGAGGAGGGCGGCCGGTTCCTGCACGCCCGCAACCGGTACGTGGTGCTGGAGGTCGACGACGACTGGGCCGGTCCGGCGTCCGACGACCCCGACTTCCGGTGGCTGACGATGCACCAGCTCGTCGAGCTGCTGCGCCACAGTCACTACGTAAACGTGCAGGCGCGCACCCTGGTGGCCTGTCTACAGAGCCTGTTCACCCTGACGGGAGCAGACCGGTGA
- a CDS encoding ACP S-malonyltransferase — protein sequence MSPHEQGPVTATAGATGVDPGGTALVFPGMGPVPFTDVAKFMVVHPVARRLVAAADEVLGYPLVQRYRESSSDYSEAAQVAFLVNCLALAEWSVETLGIDPAVVVGPSFGQRAAAVHSGALSFADGVRLTARLARLLDDYFATEHREVVTRSFVRVPGEQLDSILVGLTADGIWHEVSCYLDDDFFMVSLPQSQVDRLDREVRGAGGLPLYTMRPPMHCAAFAGLRERAGREVLSTLRFADPRMPLIEDHDGAPVATAEQVRGMLLDHIVRPLHWPRVVAALRARGVTRVCVAGQDSLFGRVGTTTRALEVVAVTPRLAMAPRRRTVPA from the coding sequence GTGAGCCCGCACGAGCAGGGGCCGGTGACCGCAACGGCCGGTGCGACCGGTGTCGACCCGGGCGGCACCGCCCTGGTCTTCCCCGGCATGGGTCCCGTGCCGTTCACCGACGTCGCCAAGTTCATGGTGGTGCACCCGGTGGCCCGGCGCCTGGTCGCGGCGGCGGACGAGGTGCTGGGGTATCCGCTGGTGCAGCGGTACCGGGAGTCCAGCTCCGACTACTCCGAGGCCGCCCAGGTGGCGTTCCTGGTGAACTGTCTGGCGTTGGCCGAGTGGTCGGTCGAGACGCTCGGCATCGACCCGGCCGTCGTGGTGGGACCCAGCTTCGGCCAGCGGGCAGCCGCCGTACACAGCGGCGCGCTCTCCTTTGCCGACGGCGTACGCCTCACCGCGCGGCTGGCCCGGTTGCTGGACGACTACTTCGCCACCGAGCACCGGGAGGTCGTCACCCGCTCGTTCGTCCGGGTGCCGGGCGAGCAACTCGACAGCATCCTGGTCGGCCTGACCGCCGACGGGATCTGGCACGAGGTCTCCTGCTACCTGGACGACGACTTCTTCATGGTCTCGCTGCCGCAGTCGCAGGTGGACCGGCTGGACCGGGAGGTACGCGGCGCGGGCGGTCTGCCGCTGTACACGATGCGCCCGCCGATGCACTGCGCGGCGTTCGCCGGGCTCCGGGAGCGGGCCGGCCGGGAGGTGCTGTCCACCCTGCGGTTCGCCGACCCACGGATGCCGCTGATCGAGGATCACGACGGCGCGCCGGTGGCCACCGCCGAGCAGGTACGCGGGATGCTGCTGGACCACATCGTCCGGCCACTGCACTGGCCCCGGGTGGTGGCCGCGCTGCGGGCCCGTGGCGTGACCCGGGTCTGCGTCGCCGGCCAGGACAGCCTGTTCGGCCGGGTCGGGACCACCACGCGGGCACTGGAGGTGGTGGCGGTCACGCCCCGGCTGGCCATGGCACCGCGCCGACGCACGGTGCCGGCCTAG